The Formosa sp. Hel1_33_131 genome window below encodes:
- a CDS encoding amidohydrolase family protein: protein MNIIKLILLSIVCVSIGNAQQTPADTQSKSIAIVGGIAHLGNGTVIQNSLITFKNGILQTVAEYKKTEAISEMEVIDVKGQHIYPGFIVPNSTLGLIEIDAVRATDDDSELGTWNPHIRSLIAYNAESKVVESMRPNGVLLAQITPRGGRISGTSSIVHLDAWNWEDAAIKTDDGIHLNWPNTFTRGRWWLGEDPGLKSNPKYSSQTSEIEVYFNNAKANRNSAKAKLNLPLDAMGGLFDESKTLYIHVNDEKGIVDAIEFSKSQGLSNTVIVGGYEAYKLATYLKENGVSVLLQRVHSRPNSDDHDYDLPFKMARLLVEAGVTVGLETSGDMERMNSRNLPFYAGTTVAYGLTKEQALQLITLNTAKILGIDSSYGSLEVGKSATLFISSGDALDMRTNNLTNAFIDGRKISLESHQTELWKRYSKKYENN, encoded by the coding sequence ATGAACATTATAAAATTAATTCTACTATCCATTGTTTGTGTATCTATAGGAAACGCACAACAAACACCCGCAGATACACAGTCAAAGTCAATCGCAATAGTGGGCGGTATTGCACACCTAGGAAATGGGACTGTCATTCAAAACAGCCTGATCACTTTCAAAAATGGCATCTTACAAACGGTCGCTGAATACAAAAAAACTGAGGCTATTTCTGAAATGGAAGTCATCGATGTGAAAGGTCAACATATATATCCAGGGTTTATCGTGCCAAACTCAACCTTAGGACTGATTGAAATTGATGCCGTTAGAGCTACTGATGACGATTCAGAACTGGGCACTTGGAACCCTCACATCCGAAGTTTAATTGCCTACAATGCCGAGTCTAAAGTCGTGGAAAGTATGCGTCCAAACGGAGTGCTTCTTGCACAAATCACACCGAGAGGTGGTCGTATATCAGGGACCTCATCCATCGTCCATCTGGATGCTTGGAATTGGGAAGATGCCGCGATTAAAACCGATGATGGGATTCATTTGAATTGGCCAAACACGTTCACGCGTGGACGTTGGTGGTTGGGTGAAGATCCGGGTTTAAAAAGTAATCCGAAATACAGCAGTCAAACTTCTGAAATTGAGGTCTATTTTAACAACGCCAAAGCAAATAGAAATAGTGCAAAAGCCAAATTAAATTTACCTTTAGATGCCATGGGTGGACTTTTTGATGAATCAAAAACACTTTACATTCATGTCAATGATGAAAAAGGAATTGTAGATGCTATTGAATTTTCAAAATCACAAGGACTTTCAAATACGGTTATTGTTGGTGGTTACGAAGCCTATAAGCTCGCAACCTATTTAAAAGAAAATGGAGTTTCCGTCTTACTTCAACGCGTACACTCTCGCCCCAACAGTGATGATCACGATTATGATTTACCATTTAAAATGGCACGTCTTTTAGTCGAAGCAGGAGTCACTGTAGGCTTAGAAACGAGTGGCGACATGGAACGCATGAATTCTCGGAACCTACCATTTTATGCAGGAACAACGGTCGCTTACGGATTGACCAAAGAACAAGCGTTGCAATTAATCACCCTTAACACTGCTAAAATTCTAGGCATCGATTCTAGTTATGGTTCTTTAGAAGTCGGCAAAAGTGCCACCTTATTTATAAGCAGCGGAGATGCTTTGGACATGCGAACCAACAATCTGACGAATGCGTTTATAGATGGACGTAAGATTAGTTTAGAAAGCCATCAAACAGAACTGTGGAAACGCTATTCCAAAAAATACGAAAACAACTAA
- a CDS encoding TrmH family RNA methyltransferase, whose protein sequence is MVKTISSLQNPFIKQLVQLKEKSKLRKQTGLFVIEGKRELSLAIKSNYSIETLYYYADLFSASEAASLETYGIDVIEITKAVYGKVAHRETTEGIIAVAKAKDFDLKNLKFKSKTPLILVAEAPEKPGNIGALLRTADAANVDAIIISNPLTDVYNPNIIRSSVGGVFTVPIAMGTSEEVIEYLKIQNISIYAATLQDSVVYDSIDFKKATALVVGTESTGLSELWREAATVKIRIPMQGKIDSMNVSVAAGILIFEAKRQRKFS, encoded by the coding sequence ATGGTTAAAACAATAAGCAGTCTTCAAAACCCTTTTATAAAACAACTGGTTCAACTCAAAGAAAAGTCGAAACTAAGAAAGCAAACGGGGTTGTTTGTCATTGAAGGGAAACGCGAATTGTCTTTAGCTATTAAAAGCAACTACAGCATTGAAACCCTTTATTATTATGCCGATTTATTTTCAGCATCCGAAGCTGCTTCTTTAGAGACCTATGGAATAGATGTGATAGAAATCACCAAAGCAGTCTATGGAAAAGTAGCCCACCGTGAAACCACTGAAGGCATCATTGCTGTGGCGAAAGCCAAAGATTTTGATTTAAAAAACTTAAAATTCAAAAGTAAAACCCCCTTAATATTAGTGGCGGAAGCGCCAGAAAAACCGGGGAATATCGGTGCCTTACTTCGAACGGCAGATGCTGCAAATGTAGATGCCATTATCATTTCAAATCCACTGACAGATGTATATAATCCAAACATCATTCGATCAAGTGTTGGCGGAGTCTTTACCGTCCCAATCGCAATGGGAACTTCAGAGGAAGTGATTGAGTATTTAAAAATACAAAACATCTCAATCTATGCGGCAACACTTCAGGATTCAGTGGTCTATGATTCCATTGATTTTAAGAAAGCAACCGCTCTCGTTGTTGGTACTGAATCAACAGGTTTAAGTGAACTCTGGCGCGAAGCTGCTACCGTGAAAATTCGCATCCCGATGCAAGGAAAAATTGATTCTATGAATGTCTCGGTTGCTGCAGGTATTTTAATTTTTGAAGCCAAAAGACAGCGGAAATTTAGCTAA